Below is a window of Nocardia asteroides DNA.
CCGACGTCCGCCTGTTCACCACCCTGGCCCGGTTCGACCCGGTCTACCACGGTCACTTCAAGTGCAACCGCGCCAAACTCAGCGAGATGCCGGTGCTGTGGGCCTACGCCCGCGACCTGTTCCAGACCCCCGGCTTCGGTGACACCATCGATTTCGGCCAGATCAAGGAGCACTACTACGTGGTGCACCGCGACATCAATCCCACCGGCATCGTGCCGGCCGGTCCCGAGCTGTCGAACTGGCTCACTCCGCATCACCGGGAAGAGCTGGGCGGCAGGCCGTTCGGCGACGGCACCCCACCCGCTCCCCCGCTGCCCGCCGAACAGGTCCCCCCGATCGGCTGACCCGGGACTCACCTCGCTGCCGTTCGAGGACTAATACGCGAAGAGCAGGATCTCGTCGCGGCTGTAGTCGTGTCCCTGATGGAACTCGGCGAGGTGGGCCTGGGTGCGGGTCACCAGGTCGTCCTCGTCCGTGCCGGTGATCAATTCCCCACAGGGGCAACGCAACTTGGTCTTCATCAGGCCTGTCCTCTCCCGTCGGCCGGGTCGGCCGACATCGACTCCGGCCACCCTACCCCGCCGCCATGGACACCTGTCCGGAACGGAGCCTTGCCGATCCGCACACCGGTGAAATATAGTCCAGACACCTGTCCAGACATCTAAGGAGACACGGTGGCGAGCGACTTGCGGCCCAGTGACGGCACCCCCTTGCTCATCGACGGAAAGCTGGTCCCCGGGTCCGCGGGCGTGTTCGACACGGTCGACCCGGCGACCGGCGCGCGCCTCGGCGCCGCCGCCGATGCCACCGCCGACGACATGTCGGCGGCGATCGCCGCGGCGCGCACGGCTTTCGACGAGACCGGCTGGTCCACGGACCCGGCGTTGCGGGCGCGCTGTATCCGGCAGCTGCGCGACGCCGCGCTCGACCACATCGAACAGTTGCGCGCGATCACCATCGCCGAGGCGGGCGCGCCACGCATGCTCACCTCCGGCCCGCATCTGGAGGGCCCCGTCCACGATCTGGGCTGGTTCGCCGACCTGGCCGAGAGCTACGCGTGGCGAACCGACCTGCCCGTCGCCGAACCACTCGGGATGCGCACGGCCCGGCAGCTGCGGCGCGAAGCCGTCGGCGTGGTCGGCGCGATCACGCCGTGGAACTTCCCGCATCAGATCAACCTGGCCAAGATCGGACCGGCACTGGCCGCGGGCAACACCGTCGTGCTCAAACCGGCGCCCGATACCCCTTGGTGTGCAGCGGCTTTCGGTATTCTGGCCGCCGAGCACACCGACATCCCGGCCGGTGTCCTCAATGTGGTGACCTCCTCCGATCATCTGCTCGGCGCCCAGCTCACCGAGGATCCGCGGGTCGATCTGGTGTCGTTCACCGGTTCCACCCGCACCGGCAAGTCGGTGATGGCCGCCGCGGCGGCCACGGTGAAGAAGGTGTTCCTCGAGCTCGGCGGCAAGTCGGCGTTCGTGGTGCTCGACGACGCCGACCTGCGCACGGCGTGCGGAATGGCGGCGTTCGCGGTGTGCGTGCACGCCGGTCAGGGCTGTGCGCTCTCCACCCGCCTGCTCGTACCGCGAGCGAAGTACGACGAGGCCGTGGCGATCACCGCCAGAGCACTGGCCGGGATCCGGCCGGGCGATCCGGACAACGCGGGCACCGTCTGCGGACCGCTGATCTCGTCCCGCCAGCGTGAGCGCGTCGAGGGCTACCTCGACCTGGCCCGCAGCGAGGGCGGCACCATCGTCGTCGGCGGCGGTCGCCCCGCCGAGCGCGAGGCGGGCTGGTTCGTCGAACCGACCCTCATCACCGGACTGTCCCCCGATTCGGTGGTCGCGCAGGAGGAGATCTTCGGGCCGGTCCTGGTGGTGCTCCCCTACGACGACGATGACGACGCCATCCGCGTCGCCAACAACTCGCCCTACGGGCTGTCGGGCTCGGTCTGGGGCAGCGATCCCGACCGGGTCGACAAGGTCGTCTCCGGCATCCGCACCGGCACCCTGTCGGTCAACGGCGGCACCTGGTACTCGGTCGACGCTCCGTTCGGCGGCTACAAGCAGTCCGGCATCGGCCGCGAGATGGGCGTGGCCGGGTTCGAGGAGTACCTCGAGACCAAGCTCGTCGCCTACCCGGCCTGATCATCCCTATTTCCGAGGAGTTCTCGACATGACCCGATTCACCGACCGCACCGCCGTCGTCACCGGCGCGGCCCAGGGCATCGGCGCCGCCTATGCCAAGGCGCTCGCCGCCGAGGGCGCGCGCGTCGTCGTCGCCGACCTCAATATCGAGGCCGGCACCGCGGTGGCGAAGGAGATCACCGAGGCGGGCGGCACCGCCGTCTTCCACGAGGTCGACGTCGCCCAGCCCGAATCCGCCCTCGCGCTCGCCGCCTTCACCACCGAAACCTTCGGCGGCATCGACCATCTGGTGAACAACGCCGCCATCTACGGCACCATGAAACTGGACCTGCTGCTCACCGTGCCGTGGGACTACTACAAGCACTTCATGAGCGTGAATCTCGACGGCGCGCTCAACGTCACCCGCGCGGTGTGGCCGGTGATGGCCAAGAGCGGCGGTTCCATCGTCAATCAGTCCTCCACCGCGGCCTGGGTGTACTCGGGCTTCTACGGCCTGGCCAAGGTCGGCATCAACGGGCTGACCCAGCAGCTCTCCTTCGAACTCGGCGGCTCCAACATCCGGATCAATGCCATCGCGCCCGGCCCGATCGACACCGACGCCACCAAGTCGGTCACCCCGCCGAGCATCGTCGCCGACATGGTGAACCGGCTGCCGCTCAAGCGGATGGGCACCCCGCAGGATCTCGTCGGGGCCTGCCTGTACCTGCTGTCCGACGAGGCGGCCTGGGTCACCGGGCAGATCTTCAATATCGACGGCGGGCAGGTGTTCCGGTCATGAGCACTCCGATCCGCCTGGGCTACATCGGCCTGGGCAATATGGGCGCGCCGATGGCCGAGCGGCTGATCGACTGGCCCGGCGGGCTGGTGGTCTGCGACGCGCGTCCCGCCGCCACCGCGACGTTCGCCGAGGCCGGGGCCGCGGTGGCCGCCACCCCGGCGGCGGTGGCGGCCGAGGCGACGGTCATCTCGATCACCGTCCTCGACGACGTGCAGGTGCGCGAGGTCGTCACCGGCCCCGACGGCATCCTGCGCACCGCGCGTCCGGGCACGGTGATCGCCGTGCACTCCACCATCGCCGACAGCACCGCCGTCGAGCTGGCGGCCGAATGTCGCGCGCACGGTGTCGATCTGGTCGACGCGCCGGTCAGCGGCGGGGCGCCCGGTGCGAAACAGGGGCGCCTCGCCGTCATGGTCGGTGGCAGCGAGACCGCCTTCGCCGCCGTCGGCGCGCCGTTCGCCCGCTGGGCCGATCTGGTGGTGCACGCCGGGCCGGTGGGGTCGGGCACGCGAATGAAGCTGGCGCGCAACCTGTTGCATTTCGTGGCCTTCACCGCCGCGACCGAGGCCGCGCGGCTGGCCGAGAGCGCGGGCCTGGATCTGCGGCGGCTGGGCGAGGTGGTCCGGCATTCCGACGGCGTCACCGGCGGCCCGGGCGCCATCCTCTGGCGCGCGAGCACCGCGCAACTCGAGCTCGACGATCCGTGGCTGCCGATCATGTCCCATGTGCGTGACCTCGGCGAGAAGGATCTCGCGCTCGCGCTGGCCCTGGGCGAGCGGCTCGGGGTGGATCTGCCCCTGGCCCAGCTCAGTTCCGAACATCTCGCCGCGGGTCTGGGACTCGCGCATGCCGCCGTGACCGTCGCGGCCGACACCGACAGGAGCCACTGATGACCGACGACGCCCGCGCCCGGGGCCTGGCCCGGATGAAAGAGGTCTACGGCTGGCAGCCGCCGGAGATCGACTCCGCGCACTTCGCCACCACCGTCGACCATCTCTTCGCCGAGATCTGGTCCAGGCCTGGTCTGAGCGACCGGGACCGGCGCCTGCTGCTGCTGGGCGCGCTCACGGCGCAGGGCCGGATGGAGACCGCCGAGATCCAGATCCAGGGCGCGCTGCACAACGAGGAGTTCACCGAGGAACAGCTGCACGAGATCGCGCTGTTCCTGTGCCACTACGTGGGCTGGCCCAACGGAACCCGGCTCGAGACCGCGATCGGCACGGTCGTGCGGCGGCTCGGCGAGGAAGGCGGGCCGCGCATGCGCAGGCTGAAATAGCCGAGAAGCCCGGCGCGATGGTCCGATTGCGGTGGCTGTCCGGATTCCCCGCGGAAACCGGACAGCCGCCGCCGTCGCGCGTCGACTTTTCCGGCCATTCGACACACAATCGCACCTTGTTGCTGTATTCTCCGCAGGCCGACTAACATAGACTGGTGTCCGAAAAGAATTCTGATTCCGCGATTCTGGAAGCCACCCGCCGGCGCCTGACCGAGAAGCAGGCCGACACCGTCGACCGGCTGACCAGGGCCGCGGTCGAGGTGATCACCCGGGAGGGATACGCCGCGACCACCGTGCGGATGGTCGCCGCGGCCGCGGGCGTGGGCACCGCGACGGCCTACACCTACTTCTCCTCCAAGGAGCACCTGGTCGCCGAGGTGTTCTGGCGCCGGCTGCTGCAGTTGCCCGCAGTCGAGTTCACCGAGGGCCAGACCGCCGCCGAACGGGTGGTGACAACGCTGCGCCAGGTCTCGCTCATCGTCGGCGACGAAGCCGAACTGGCCGGCGCGGTCACCAGCGCGCTGCTCGGCCAGGATCCCGACGTCGCGCATCTGCGCCTGCGGATCGGTCTCGAGATCCGCCAGCGCATCGAGAGCGCCCTGGGTCCCGAACCCGATGTCGCGGTATTGGAATCCTTCGAAATGCTCTACGCGGGCGCGCTGGTGCGCGCGGGAATGGGCTACGGCAGCTACAGCGAAATGGCCGATCGAATCGAGAAGACCGTGCACCTGATTCTCGGCTGACAATTCCGGCACAGCGAAACCGCCCCCGTTCGGGGCGGTTTTTCTTATGCCCGACCAGGCGATCTCATTGCGGTGCCGAGACGAACTGTAGTACCGTCTGGACACGTGTCTATACACGCGACCGACAGGATTGAGAGGTCTTCGATGACACTTCTGAAGCCCCGGCGGGTTTCCGGCGGCGAACACGAGCACGGGCACCTCGAGGAGATGCGCGCCGACCCGATCGCGCTCATGCGCCGGGTCCGCGAGGAATGCGGCGACGTCGGTGTCTTCGAACTCGCGGGCCGGGATGTGGTGCTGCTCTCCGGATCCGAGGCCAACGAGTTCTTCTTCCGCGCCGCCGACGACGACCTCGACCAACAGGCCGCCTATCCGTTCATGAAACCGATCTTCGGCGAGGGCGTGGTCTTCGACGCCAGCCCCGAACGCCGCAAGGAGATGCTGCACAACCAGGCACTGCGCGCGGACTTCATGCGCGGCCACGCCGCCACCATCTCCCGGGAGGTGGACCGGATGATCGCGGGCTGGGGCGATTCCGGCGAGATCGATCTGCTCGACTTCTTCGCCGAGCTGACCATCTACACGTCCTCGGCGTGCCTGATCGGCCCGAAATTCCGCGACGAGCTCGACAGCCGGTTCGCCCAGCTCTACCACGACCTGGAACGCGGCACCGACGCCCTGGCCTACGTCGACCCGTACATGCCGATCGAGAGTTTCCGCAAGCGCGACGAGTCGCGGGCGAAGCTGGTGGGCCTGGTCGAGGAGATCATGGCGGGCCGGATCGCGAATCCGCCGCAGGACAAGGACGATCGCGACCTGCTCGACGTGCTGGTGTCGGTGCGCGACGAGAACGGCGAGCTGCGCTTCTCCGCCTCGGTGATCACCGGCATCTTCATCTCGATGATGTTCGCCGGCCACCACACCACCTCGGGCACCTCGGCCTGGACCCTCATCGAGCTGCTGCGCCATCCGGAACACCTCGACGGCGTGGTCACCGAGCTCGACGAGCTGTTCGCCGACGACGCGGAGGTGAGTTTCCGTGCGCTGCGCCAGATTCCGCGCCTGGAGGCGGCCTTGAAGGAGGCCCTGCGGTTGCATCCGCCGCTGATCATCCTGATGCGGGTGGCGCGCGGGGAATTCGAGGTGTGCGGGCACCGGATCGAACCGGGCGACCTCGTCGCCGCCACCCCGGCGATCTCCAACCGGCTCGCGGAGGACTTCCCGGATCCCGACACCTTCGATCCCGGCCGCTACCTCGATCCCGAGCAGGCCGATATCGTCAACCGCTGGACCTGGATTCCGTTCGGGGCGGGCAGGCACCGCTGTGTCGGCGCCGCGTTCGCGCTCATGCAGATGAAGGCGATCTTCTCGATCCTGTTGCGCGACTGGGAGTTCGAGATGGCCCAGCCCGCCGACAGCTACCGCAACGACCATTCCAAGATGGTGGTGCAGCTCCAGCAACCCTGCCTGGTGCGTTACCGGCGCCGCACGCGGGACTGAAACCGGAATGGCCGGGCCCCAGGGACCCGGCCATTCGTCTCACTGCGGCGGTGCGGCCGTGCGCGGGTGACGCAGCGGCGCTTCGGGCTGGACCTCGCTGACGATGATGTGCGCGCCGCGCGGGGTACTCACCACCGCGCTCACCGCCGCCGCCATGTCCGAGGCCCGCAGCATGTAGGGGTGCCGGGTGAAGCCCCAGCGCGACCAGTCCTCCAGCAGCGGACCGACATCCTCGACGGTGGCGTCGGTGCCCATCTCGGTCTGGGTGGGACCGGGCCGCACCATCGACACCCGGACCCCGGTGCCCTCGAGCTCTTTGCGCATCTGGATCGACAACGCCTCGAGCCCGGCCTTGGCGGCGTTGTAGGCCCCCATCCGGGGCCGCGGCGTCACCGAGCAGTCCGAGCCGATGAGCACCACGTCACCGCGCTGCCTGGCCACCATGCCCGGTACCAGGCGCTGCATCATGCGGTGCGGTCCGGCCAGGTGCACGTCGAGCTGGCGCACGAACTCCGCCGAGGCCATCTCGTGGGCGGCGCCGAAGCGCACCACACCGGCCGCGGAGACCAGGATCTCGATGTCGCCGAGTTCCTTCTCCGCGGCGTCGGCGAACTCGGCCACCGACTCGTCGTCGGTGACGTCGAGCGGATACACGAACGCGACACCGCCCTTGTCCCGGATCGCGGTGGCCAGCGCCTCGCAGCGGTCGACGCGGCGCGCGCCCAGCGCCACCGGATGTCCCAGGTCGGCGAGGGCGACGGCGGTGGCCGCGCCGATCCCGGACGAGGCACCGGTGATCACCGCGGGCCGGATCGGCGGGTGCGGGTCGAATCGTGGCATGGTCGTACCTTTCTCAGGGGGTTTCTCACTCGTAGCGGACCGGCCAGTGCTTGATCCCGTTGATGAAGCTCGACCGCAGGCGCTGCGGTTCGCCGACCTGGCGCAGGTGCGGCATGACATCGGCGATGGCGCCGAAGATCAGTTCCAGTTGCAGGCGGGCGAGATTGGCGCCCAGGCAGTAGTGCGGGCCGGTGCCACCGAACCCCAGGTGCGGGTTGGGATCGCGCAGGATGTCGAAGGTGAACGGGTCGGCGAAGGCCGTTTCGTCGTAGTTGGCGGAGCTGTAGAACATGGCGACCCGGTCACCGGCCCGGATCGGCCGACCGCCGAGTTCGGTGTCCTCGGTGGCGGTGCGCTGGAAGGCGATGACCGGCGTGGCCCAGCGCACGATCTCGTCGGCGGCGGTGCGGGGCCGCGTCTCCTTGAACAGCGCCCACTGGTCGGGGTGGTCGAGGAAGGCCTTCATGCCGTGGGTGGTGGCATTGCGGGCGGTCTCGTTGCCCGCGATGGTCAGCAGGATGACGAAGAAGCCGAATTCGTCGGAGGTGAGGGCTTCGCCGTCGATGTCGGCGGTGACCAGGGTCGAGACCAGGTCGTCGCCCGGGTCGAGGCGGCGGGTCTCGGCCAGCTGCCAGGCGTAGCCGAGCAGGCCCGCGGTCGCTTCGATCGGGTCGCCGTACTCCGGGTCGTCGAAGTTGAGCATCTGGTTCGACCAGTCGAACAGGCGATGCCGGTCGGCCTGCGGGACACCGAACAGTTCGGCGATCGCCTGCAGCGGCAGTTCCCGCGCCACCTGGTCGACGAAGTCGCCGCCCCCGCTGGCCCTGGCCGCCCGCACGATCGCCTCGGCCCGGTCGGCCAGGGCCCCACGCAGCGCCTCGACCGCGCGCGGGGTGAAGCCACGGGAGATGATGCGCCGCAGCTGAGAGTGCTTGGGCGGGTCCATGTTCAGCAGCAGCGCCTTGGTCGACTCGAAGGCGTCGCCGGTGACGGTGCCGGGGAAGCGCACCACCGAGCCCTTCGTCTCGGCGGAGAACAGACGCGGGTCGCGGGAGACGGCGCGCACGTCCTCGTGCCGGGACACGACCCAGAATCCGCCGTCGGCGTGCGGGACGCAGCGATCGTCGGTCTGGCTGTTCCACCACACCGGGGCAGTCTTGCGCAGGAGGGCGAATTCGGCGGCGGGGGTGCGGTCGGCCCACAGGGCCGGATCGGAGAAGTCCAGTCCGGCGGGCAGCGCGGTCGGGGATGACACGGGTACCTCCTGGGCCCGGGACGCGGGC
It encodes the following:
- a CDS encoding carboxymuconolactone decarboxylase family protein — translated: MTDDARARGLARMKEVYGWQPPEIDSAHFATTVDHLFAEIWSRPGLSDRDRRLLLLGALTAQGRMETAEIQIQGALHNEEFTEEQLHEIALFLCHYVGWPNGTRLETAIGTVVRRLGEEGGPRMRRLK
- a CDS encoding NAD(P)-dependent oxidoreductase; the protein is MSTPIRLGYIGLGNMGAPMAERLIDWPGGLVVCDARPAATATFAEAGAAVAATPAAVAAEATVISITVLDDVQVREVVTGPDGILRTARPGTVIAVHSTIADSTAVELAAECRAHGVDLVDAPVSGGAPGAKQGRLAVMVGGSETAFAAVGAPFARWADLVVHAGPVGSGTRMKLARNLLHFVAFTAATEAARLAESAGLDLRRLGEVVRHSDGVTGGPGAILWRASTAQLELDDPWLPIMSHVRDLGEKDLALALALGERLGVDLPLAQLSSEHLAAGLGLAHAAVTVAADTDRSH
- a CDS encoding aldehyde dehydrogenase; this encodes MASDLRPSDGTPLLIDGKLVPGSAGVFDTVDPATGARLGAAADATADDMSAAIAAARTAFDETGWSTDPALRARCIRQLRDAALDHIEQLRAITIAEAGAPRMLTSGPHLEGPVHDLGWFADLAESYAWRTDLPVAEPLGMRTARQLRREAVGVVGAITPWNFPHQINLAKIGPALAAGNTVVLKPAPDTPWCAAAFGILAAEHTDIPAGVLNVVTSSDHLLGAQLTEDPRVDLVSFTGSTRTGKSVMAAAAATVKKVFLELGGKSAFVVLDDADLRTACGMAAFAVCVHAGQGCALSTRLLVPRAKYDEAVAITARALAGIRPGDPDNAGTVCGPLISSRQRERVEGYLDLARSEGGTIVVGGGRPAEREAGWFVEPTLITGLSPDSVVAQEEIFGPVLVVLPYDDDDDAIRVANNSPYGLSGSVWGSDPDRVDKVVSGIRTGTLSVNGGTWYSVDAPFGGYKQSGIGREMGVAGFEEYLETKLVAYPA
- a CDS encoding cytochrome P450, with the translated sequence MDPPKHSQLRRIISRGFTPRAVEALRGALADRAEAIVRAARASGGGDFVDQVARELPLQAIAELFGVPQADRHRLFDWSNQMLNFDDPEYGDPIEATAGLLGYAWQLAETRRLDPGDDLVSTLVTADIDGEALTSDEFGFFVILLTIAGNETARNATTHGMKAFLDHPDQWALFKETRPRTAADEIVRWATPVIAFQRTATEDTELGGRPIRAGDRVAMFYSSANYDETAFADPFTFDILRDPNPHLGFGGTGPHYCLGANLARLQLELIFGAIADVMPHLRQVGEPQRLRSSFINGIKHWPVRYE
- a CDS encoding SDR family oxidoreductase — translated: MTRFTDRTAVVTGAAQGIGAAYAKALAAEGARVVVADLNIEAGTAVAKEITEAGGTAVFHEVDVAQPESALALAAFTTETFGGIDHLVNNAAIYGTMKLDLLLTVPWDYYKHFMSVNLDGALNVTRAVWPVMAKSGGSIVNQSSTAAWVYSGFYGLAKVGINGLTQQLSFELGGSNIRINAIAPGPIDTDATKSVTPPSIVADMVNRLPLKRMGTPQDLVGACLYLLSDEAAWVTGQIFNIDGGQVFRS
- a CDS encoding TetR/AcrR family transcriptional regulator — translated: MSEKNSDSAILEATRRRLTEKQADTVDRLTRAAVEVITREGYAATTVRMVAAAAGVGTATAYTYFSSKEHLVAEVFWRRLLQLPAVEFTEGQTAAERVVTTLRQVSLIVGDEAELAGAVTSALLGQDPDVAHLRLRIGLEIRQRIESALGPEPDVAVLESFEMLYAGALVRAGMGYGSYSEMADRIEKTVHLILG
- a CDS encoding SDR family oxidoreductase, encoding MPRFDPHPPIRPAVITGASSGIGAATAVALADLGHPVALGARRVDRCEALATAIRDKGGVAFVYPLDVTDDESVAEFADAAEKELGDIEILVSAAGVVRFGAAHEMASAEFVRQLDVHLAGPHRMMQRLVPGMVARQRGDVVLIGSDCSVTPRPRMGAYNAAKAGLEALSIQMRKELEGTGVRVSMVRPGPTQTEMGTDATVEDVGPLLEDWSRWGFTRHPYMLRASDMAAAVSAVVSTPRGAHIIVSEVQPEAPLRHPRTAAPPQ
- a CDS encoding cytochrome P450; this translates as MTLLKPRRVSGGEHEHGHLEEMRADPIALMRRVREECGDVGVFELAGRDVVLLSGSEANEFFFRAADDDLDQQAAYPFMKPIFGEGVVFDASPERRKEMLHNQALRADFMRGHAATISREVDRMIAGWGDSGEIDLLDFFAELTIYTSSACLIGPKFRDELDSRFAQLYHDLERGTDALAYVDPYMPIESFRKRDESRAKLVGLVEEIMAGRIANPPQDKDDRDLLDVLVSVRDENGELRFSASVITGIFISMMFAGHHTTSGTSAWTLIELLRHPEHLDGVVTELDELFADDAEVSFRALRQIPRLEAALKEALRLHPPLIILMRVARGEFEVCGHRIEPGDLVAATPAISNRLAEDFPDPDTFDPGRYLDPEQADIVNRWTWIPFGAGRHRCVGAAFALMQMKAIFSILLRDWEFEMAQPADSYRNDHSKMVVQLQQPCLVRYRRRTRD